The Celeribacter baekdonensis genomic interval ACGCGTGTCTGGGTCGGCTTTGGGTGGGAAAATATCGCCCACCGCCTCACCCAGCATCAAATCGGCCAAGGACACGCCAGAGCTACGGGCCTCGTCCACGCTCATCCGCGCGACACAGGCGCCGCCACGAAAGACCGAGAAACTGTCGGCGATGGCAAAGACTTCTTCAAGCTGGTGGGTGATGTAGATGATCGCGATGCCCTGCGCGCGCAACTGGTTCATCAGGGCAAACAGGTCTTCGCGCTCGACGTCTGTGAGCGTCGAGGTCGGTTCGTCCAGAATAAGCACGCGGATGCCATCCACCGCAATCGCTTGCAGGATCGCGACGGCTTCGCGTTCGACGGCGGACATTTGGCCCACCTCTTGGCTCAGATCAATCGGCACGGCAAAACGCGACAAAAGCGCATCGGCACGCGCCTCAAGCGCCTCACGATCAATCCGGCCCAGCAGACCGCGCGAAGCGGTTTCACGACCCAGGAAAATATTATCGAGGCCACTCATATCCGGCACCAGTTCCGGGTGCTGTTGAACGGTGGCAATCCCGGCGCGGATCGCATCTTCGGGGGCACGAAAATGAACATCCTCACCGCCAATGCGGATCGTGCCGCTGTCCTTCTGGAGCGCGCCAGACAGAATTTTGATAAAGGTCGATTTGCCCGCGCCGTTGATGCCCAAAAGCGCGTGCACTTCTCCGGGCTCAAGACAAAAATCAACGTTGCGCAGGGCCTGAACAGGGCCAAAACGCTTACAGACATCCGAGGCGATTAGAACGGGCGCACCCATGATCTCAACTCCTGTGATAGGCGGAAATGTGGGGGGAGGGCCAAACCATCCGCCCTCCCCCCGGCTGAAAATGGTCTTAGAGCGCGCGGCTCCAGCCCATTTTTTCCGCTTCGCCCGGAACATCAAAATTGTCCGGGATGCCGTTTTGCAGCATGTCTTTGGTGACCGCATAGGTCGGGGTTGTGATCAAGCGCGGGGTGCTGCGCCCAGCCAGAAGTTCATGCGCGTAGAACACATCG includes:
- a CDS encoding sugar ABC transporter ATP-binding protein, yielding MGAPVLIASDVCKRFGPVQALRNVDFCLEPGEVHALLGINGAGKSTFIKILSGALQKDSGTIRIGGEDVHFRAPEDAIRAGIATVQQHPELVPDMSGLDNIFLGRETASRGLLGRIDREALEARADALLSRFAVPIDLSQEVGQMSAVEREAVAILQAIAVDGIRVLILDEPTSTLTDVEREDLFALMNQLRAQGIAIIYITHQLEEVFAIADSFSVFRGGACVARMSVDEARSSGVSLADLMLGEAVGDIFPPKADPDTRGDAFLEVRDLSLTHGFENVSFTAHRGEILGLFGLVGSGCDELAKSIFGVDPPDQGEIRIHGKPVSLRKPRQALDAGIFLVPGDRRTEGLALSRHSLFNVPMANLRRAAGGRWGLKSRQLRSDIQRLTDQVALHPPHLNTPASGFSGGNQQKIVLAKGLYSEADIYIFVEPTVGVDIGARAKIYGLMRELSERAAVIVVSSDCDEVHGVADRTIALHKGRHVEPESGVFSRDDLLMAGIMGKGSL